From a region of the Calliphora vicina chromosome 4, idCalVici1.1, whole genome shotgun sequence genome:
- the ERp44 gene encoding endoplasmic reticulum resident protein 44 isoform X2 has protein sequence MHLWNLRKCYYFAIFMVFYVFYHPTDSGAVSLTSENIDMTLASNELVFLNFYAEWCRFSNLLAPIFNEAADKVKEAFPDAGKVVLGKVDCDKETTVASRFHITKYPTLKIVRNGQLSKREYRGQRSADAFLEFVKKQLEDPIKEFHTLRDLENLDSKKRIIIGYFDRRDQSEYDTFRKVATNLKDDCQFHVGFGDAAQAMHPPGSPIIVFRPDVAVSHENDETYTGSLKNFDELKIWIQEKCVPLVREITFENAEELTEEGLPFLILFHHPDDTNSIKDYKAIIDHQLLDEKQNINFLTADGKRFAHPLHHLGKSEEDLPLIAIDSFRHMYLFPNFKDMYTPGKLKQFLQDLYSGKLHREFHYGPDPSSNDVQSEVVNTSPPESTFKKLGPSKNRYTLLHKDEL, from the exons CCTCCAATGAGttggtatttttaaatttctatgcaGAATGGTGCCGTTTTAGTAATTTATTAGCGCCAATTTTCAATGAAGCCGCCGATAAG GTTAAAGAAGCTTTTCCCGACGCTGGCAAAGTGGTACTGGGTAAAGTAGATTGTGATAAAGAGACAACTGTTGCATCTCGTTTTCATATTACAAAATATCCCACATTGAAAATTGTACGCAATGGACAATTAAGTAAGCGTGAATATCGTGGACAACGTTCGGCGGATGCTTTCTTGGAATTTGTGAAAAAACAATTAGAAGATCCCATCAAAGAGTTTCACACATTGAgggatttggaaaatcttgACTCGAAAAAACGCATCATAATCGGTTATTTCGATCGTCGCGATCAATCAGAATATGATACATTCCGTAAGGTGGCCACAAATCTAAAAGACGACTGTCAATTCCATGTTGGTTTTGGTGATGCTGCTCAAGCCATGCACCCACCAG GCTCGCCAATTATTGTCTTCAGACCCGATGTAGCTGTGAGTCATGAAAATGATGAAACTTACACTGGAAGTTTAAAGAATTTCGATgaattgaagatttggattcaAGAAAAATGCGTACCATTAGTACGAGAGATAACATTTGAGAATGCTGAAGAATTAACCGAAGAAGGTTTACCATTTTTGATATTGTTCCACCATCCAGACGATACCAATTCAATTAAGGATTACAAGGCCATTATTGATCATCAATTGTTGGATGAAAAAC aaaacattaatttcCTTACGGCTGATGGTAAACGTTTTGCCCATCCTTTACATCATTTGGGTAAATCGGAAGAAGATTTGCCACTGATTGCCATCGATTCATTTAGACACATGTACTTATTCCCCAACTTTAAAGATATGTACACGCCCGgaaaactaaaacaatttttacaagATTTATATAGTGGAAAATTACACCG TGAATTCCATTATGGCCCTGATCCATCTAGTAATGATGTACAAAGTGAAGTTGTAAATACCTCGCCGCCAGAGTCGACATTTAAGAAATTGGGTCCTTCTAAGAATCGCTACACTCTGCTGCACAAAGATGAAttgtaa
- the ERp44 gene encoding endoplasmic reticulum resident protein 44 isoform X1, whose translation MHLWNLRKCYYFAIFMVFYVFYHPTDSGAVSLTSENIDMTLASNELVFLNFYAEWCRFSNLLAPIFNEAADKVKEAFPDAGKVVLGKVDCDKETTVASRFHITKYPTLKIVRNGQLSKREYRGQRSADAFLEFVKKQLEDPIKEFHTLRDLENLDSKKRIIIGYFDRRDQSEYDTFRKVATNLKDDCQFHVGFGDAAQAMHPPGVEDKQLGNITQKISLGSPIIVFRPDVAVSHENDETYTGSLKNFDELKIWIQEKCVPLVREITFENAEELTEEGLPFLILFHHPDDTNSIKDYKAIIDHQLLDEKQNINFLTADGKRFAHPLHHLGKSEEDLPLIAIDSFRHMYLFPNFKDMYTPGKLKQFLQDLYSGKLHREFHYGPDPSSNDVQSEVVNTSPPESTFKKLGPSKNRYTLLHKDEL comes from the exons CCTCCAATGAGttggtatttttaaatttctatgcaGAATGGTGCCGTTTTAGTAATTTATTAGCGCCAATTTTCAATGAAGCCGCCGATAAG GTTAAAGAAGCTTTTCCCGACGCTGGCAAAGTGGTACTGGGTAAAGTAGATTGTGATAAAGAGACAACTGTTGCATCTCGTTTTCATATTACAAAATATCCCACATTGAAAATTGTACGCAATGGACAATTAAGTAAGCGTGAATATCGTGGACAACGTTCGGCGGATGCTTTCTTGGAATTTGTGAAAAAACAATTAGAAGATCCCATCAAAGAGTTTCACACATTGAgggatttggaaaatcttgACTCGAAAAAACGCATCATAATCGGTTATTTCGATCGTCGCGATCAATCAGAATATGATACATTCCGTAAGGTGGCCACAAATCTAAAAGACGACTGTCAATTCCATGTTGGTTTTGGTGATGCTGCTCAAGCCATGCACCCACCAG GAGTTGAAGATAAGCAACTAGGTAATATTACACAGAAAATTTCTTTag GCTCGCCAATTATTGTCTTCAGACCCGATGTAGCTGTGAGTCATGAAAATGATGAAACTTACACTGGAAGTTTAAAGAATTTCGATgaattgaagatttggattcaAGAAAAATGCGTACCATTAGTACGAGAGATAACATTTGAGAATGCTGAAGAATTAACCGAAGAAGGTTTACCATTTTTGATATTGTTCCACCATCCAGACGATACCAATTCAATTAAGGATTACAAGGCCATTATTGATCATCAATTGTTGGATGAAAAAC aaaacattaatttcCTTACGGCTGATGGTAAACGTTTTGCCCATCCTTTACATCATTTGGGTAAATCGGAAGAAGATTTGCCACTGATTGCCATCGATTCATTTAGACACATGTACTTATTCCCCAACTTTAAAGATATGTACACGCCCGgaaaactaaaacaatttttacaagATTTATATAGTGGAAAATTACACCG TGAATTCCATTATGGCCCTGATCCATCTAGTAATGATGTACAAAGTGAAGTTGTAAATACCTCGCCGCCAGAGTCGACATTTAAGAAATTGGGTCCTTCTAAGAATCGCTACACTCTGCTGCACAAAGATGAAttgtaa
- the cold gene encoding UPAR/Ly6 domain-containing protein cold, which translates to MMETWKIAIITIIAIYYCTQVNFVAGLECYVCSNQTGNVEKCLNTIKTCEPGEDVCGTEIRWGSQPYFSQGALKQYYVSKRCMTKSMCQAKRRRHMPYCTHIWYEDWSCHECCQGDRCNYFVISGSTKLQMHLLTTVAVIAFSLFIAIKRQ; encoded by the exons ATGATGGAGACGTGGAAAATAGCTATTATAACAATAATAGCCATTTATTACTGTACACAAG TTAATTTTGTTGCTGGCTTGGAATGTTATGTTTGCTCCAATCAGACGGGCAATGTGGAAAAGTGTTTGAATACGATAAAAACCTGTGAACCAGGTGAAGATGTCTGTGGCACTGAAATACGTTGGGGAAGTCAGCCTTATTTCTCTCAAGGAGCCCTTAAACAATATTACGTTTCGAAGCGTTGCATGACCAAATCGATGTGTCAAGCGAAACGTAGACGTCATATGCCCTATTGCACACATATTTGGTATGAAGATTGGTCTTGTCACGAATGTTGCCAGGGCGATAGATGTAACTACTTTGTAATT AGCGGATCTACAAAATTACAGATGCATTTATTGACAACAGTTGCTGTGATAGCATTTTCTCTATTCATAGCCATTAAACGACAATAA
- the VhaM9.7-a gene encoding V-type proton ATPase subunit e — MGAAFFPILFFTAIWASVGIGLPLMTPKGPHQNLIRCTLILTGATCWLFWLCCYMAQMNPLIGPKLNQHAIYMIAKEWGNGLKEE; from the coding sequence atgggcgCAGCATTCTTTCCTATATTATTCTTCACTGCTATATGGGCTAGCGTTGGAATTGGTCTGCCATTGATGACACCAAAAGGTCCACATCAAAATCTCATACGTTGTACATTAATTTTAACTGGAGCGACATGTTGGCTTTTCTGGCTGTGCTGTTACATGGCCCAAATGAATCCATTAATTGGACCAAAACTAAATCAGCAtgctatttatatgattgccaAGGAATGGGGCAACGGGCTAAAGGAAGAATAA